A window of the Fusarium fujikuroi IMI 58289 draft genome, chromosome FFUJ_chr09 genome harbors these coding sequences:
- a CDS encoding related to RIB2-DRAP deaminase, which yields MASETNPTFDVGNHEAFMEFALTQAKKSPPAGNKFCVGAVLVDAAKGRVLSTGAMLFYQDRRRAQPSRCIHEVLPPDTVLYTTMEPCNERLSGNMTCATRILRLKGAIKTVYVGIREPGTFIANNDGQERLEAHGVKVVYPVEHWHDRIMEISMAGH from the exons ATGGCTTCTGAGACCAATCCGACGTTCGACGTTGGCAACCATGAAGCTTTCATGGAGTTTGCCCTCACCCAAGCCAAAAAGTCGCCGCCAGCTGGCAACAAATTCTGTGTCGGGGCAGTACTTGTAGATGCAGCTAAAGGCAGGGTCTTATCGACAGG AGCAATGTTGTTTTATCAAGATCGCCGACGAGCACAACCTTCCCGATGCATACACGAAGTCCTTCCACCAGATACTGTGCTGTACACAACTATGGAGCCTTGCAATGAGAGGCTGAGCGGCAACATGACTTGCGCGACTAGAATCCTGAGACTCAAGGGTGCTATTAAGACTGTTTATGTGGGCATCAGGGAACCTGGAACGTTTATTGCAAACAATGACGGACAGGAAAGACTCGAGGCACATGGTGTCAAGGTCGTGTATCCCGTCGAACATTGGCACGACAGAATCATGGAGATCTCAATGGCCGGACATTGA